One genomic window of Providencia hangzhouensis includes the following:
- the dppF gene encoding dipeptide ABC transporter ATP-binding subunit DppF, with product MSDKQHTPLLKAVDLKKYYSVKRGVFAAEKTLKALDGVSFELERGKTLAVVGESGCGKSTLGRLLTMIEQPSEGELYYQDQNLLVKDKSAEKLRRQKIQIVFQNPYGSLNPRKKVGQILEEPLLINTSLSKEQRKEKVLSMMAKVGLKTEHYSRYPHMFSGGQRQRIAIARGLMLDPDIVVADEPVSALDVSVRAQVLNLMMDLQQDLGLSYVFISHDLSVVEHIADEVMVMYLGRCVEKGTKEQIFNNPLHPYTQALLSATPRLNPDARRERIKLTGELPSPLNPPPGCAFAARCRRAFGQCTQFQPTLKEYNQQLVACFAVDEDEKQTVVVS from the coding sequence ATGAGTGATAAACAACACACTCCATTGCTCAAAGCGGTGGATTTGAAAAAATATTATTCCGTCAAAAGAGGGGTTTTTGCTGCTGAAAAAACCTTAAAAGCATTGGATGGAGTCTCTTTTGAGCTAGAACGAGGTAAAACACTGGCCGTGGTTGGGGAGTCGGGGTGTGGTAAATCGACATTAGGTCGTTTATTAACCATGATTGAGCAACCTTCTGAGGGCGAGTTGTATTACCAAGACCAAAACTTGTTAGTAAAAGATAAGTCTGCAGAGAAACTGCGTCGCCAAAAAATCCAAATTGTGTTTCAAAACCCTTATGGCTCTTTGAATCCACGTAAAAAGGTGGGGCAAATTTTGGAAGAGCCGTTATTGATTAATACTTCACTGTCGAAAGAGCAGCGCAAGGAAAAAGTATTATCGATGATGGCTAAAGTGGGTTTAAAAACAGAGCACTATAGCCGATATCCTCACATGTTTTCTGGTGGTCAACGCCAGCGTATCGCGATAGCACGTGGTTTAATGCTTGACCCTGACATTGTGGTTGCAGATGAACCCGTTTCCGCACTGGATGTTTCTGTTCGTGCTCAAGTATTAAATCTGATGATGGATTTACAGCAAGATTTAGGTTTGTCTTATGTCTTTATTTCACATGATTTATCGGTGGTAGAGCATATTGCTGATGAAGTCATGGTGATGTATTTAGGCCGCTGTGTGGAGAAAGGAACAAAAGAGCAGATTTTTAATAACCCTCTTCACCCTTATACTCAAGCGTTATTATCAGCGACACCAAGGTTGAACCCAGACGCTCGGCGCGAACGTATTAAGTTAACGGGAGAGTTACCAAGCCCTTTAAACCCACCACCGGGGTGCGCATTTGCAGCGCGTTGCCGTAGAGCATTTGGTCAGTGTACTCAATTTCAACCAACATTGAAGGAATATAACCAACAGTTAGTTGCGTGTTTTGCGGTTGATGAAGATGAAAAACAAACGGTTGTCGTGAGTTAA
- a CDS encoding HAMP domain-containing protein, with translation MNTRVQRSLTLKSMVVFFMITLLSLALFLAIQFSYLVEQRKQDYLDQLSNAVVQIQKPLTDSLLSSDLNEVKRLLISLKTSGIMGNAIITVDGTTVMNLSFATPKPIPNWVTHFVGIPVEMTVPLYAYGNVVLQAKPQGYLTLQVDPNRVYRFALNTLALMTTTYLLLVLIIAIGMTWCVSRMIIRPLRKIAIELQTNSEVNQIVVPEYHRDDELGLLAKGYNRQRKQQKSD, from the coding sequence ATGAATACCCGAGTCCAACGCTCACTAACATTAAAAAGTATGGTCGTATTCTTTATGATTACGCTACTATCACTTGCGCTTTTTTTAGCTATTCAATTCAGTTACTTAGTTGAACAACGTAAGCAAGATTATTTAGACCAGCTCAGTAACGCTGTAGTGCAAATTCAAAAACCATTAACAGATTCCCTCCTAAGCTCCGACCTTAATGAAGTTAAACGGCTGCTGATAAGCTTAAAGACATCAGGCATTATGGGAAACGCGATTATTACTGTTGATGGCACAACGGTAATGAACCTAAGCTTTGCAACGCCGAAGCCGATACCCAATTGGGTTACCCATTTTGTGGGGATCCCTGTCGAAATGACCGTACCATTGTATGCGTATGGAAATGTTGTGTTGCAAGCGAAGCCCCAAGGGTATTTAACATTACAAGTGGATCCTAACCGTGTTTATCGGTTTGCGCTAAATACCCTTGCTTTGATGACAACAACTTATTTATTGTTGGTACTCATTATTGCTATTGGAATGACGTGGTGTGTCAGTCGTATGATAATAAGGCCGCTACGTAAAATCGCAATTGAATTACAGACAAATTCTGAAGTTAATCAAATTGTTGTGCCTGAATATCATCGTGACGATGAGCTCGGTTTACTTGCAAAAGGGTATAACCGTCAAAGAAAACAGCAAAAATCAGATTAA
- a CDS encoding insulinase family protein, with protein sequence MQGLKVRYIIGVVLFSVAHLAGAEPLQPDPAWQQGKLENGFSWQLLQTPQRPNDRIQLRLAIKTGSLTEKASEKGYSYLIPKMALLHQTEAFPTATLQDFWRQATDPDMPIPPAVVSYDYTIYSLSLPNNRPDLIKQALSWLATSVAGAEYTETTLHNGLTAQNVPVATLPLNANDPVWRARLKGSTMMGYDPGQKPNDVVALDSVNSFYQKWYTPDVMTLYVAGHVDSRMLSDSISQTFSSLEGRRSEPVSVAVLSAVKPQSIDILQEQPAQDTLSLIWDIDWLPIKDSNVLLRYWSSDLAREAVYRSLQKAFNQKFNQGEVVPGLDCRVQYQKASCTLTVTAAPEKMAAVTDIVASELASINQNGIAAELFDDMLKEKQVQLSQLFAAYARTSTDVLISQRLISQQNGVVDIAPEQYQRLRQSFLASQSLEQVNMEARRLLSQEAAFVLAQPKDKQMMDAEQIRQKFTKVLWPQIAAPVPTEAAPAAPAEENHTSQ encoded by the coding sequence ATGCAGGGCTTGAAAGTTCGGTATATCATTGGTGTTGTATTATTCTCAGTCGCGCATTTAGCGGGAGCTGAGCCTTTACAACCTGATCCAGCATGGCAGCAAGGGAAGCTAGAAAATGGCTTTAGCTGGCAATTATTACAAACACCGCAACGTCCTAATGATCGTATCCAGCTTAGATTAGCAATTAAAACAGGCTCATTAACAGAAAAAGCGAGCGAAAAAGGGTACAGTTACCTCATTCCTAAAATGGCGTTGCTTCATCAAACTGAAGCATTTCCAACAGCAACATTACAAGATTTCTGGCGTCAGGCCACAGACCCTGACATGCCAATTCCACCCGCTGTTGTTTCTTATGACTACACCATTTATAGCTTAAGTTTACCGAATAATCGCCCGGACTTAATTAAGCAAGCACTCAGCTGGTTAGCAACTTCTGTTGCAGGAGCTGAGTATACAGAAACGACATTACATAATGGTTTGACAGCACAAAATGTCCCAGTTGCAACACTTCCTTTAAATGCCAATGATCCCGTTTGGCGAGCGCGTTTAAAGGGGTCAACGATGATGGGGTATGACCCAGGCCAAAAACCGAATGATGTTGTAGCTCTTGATAGTGTGAATTCTTTTTATCAAAAATGGTACACACCGGACGTCATGACATTATATGTAGCGGGCCATGTTGATTCTCGAATGTTATCTGATTCAATTTCACAAACTTTCTCATCATTAGAAGGTAGGCGCTCTGAACCTGTTTCTGTTGCAGTACTATCGGCGGTAAAACCACAATCTATTGATATTTTACAGGAACAGCCTGCACAGGATACGCTTTCATTAATTTGGGATATTGATTGGCTCCCCATTAAAGACTCAAATGTTTTACTGCGTTATTGGTCGAGCGATTTAGCACGTGAAGCGGTTTATCGTTCTTTGCAAAAAGCGTTCAATCAAAAATTTAATCAAGGAGAAGTTGTTCCGGGGTTAGATTGTCGTGTGCAATATCAGAAAGCCAGTTGTACGTTAACGGTGACAGCAGCACCTGAAAAAATGGCAGCGGTAACGGATATTGTTGCGAGTGAGCTTGCATCGATTAACCAAAATGGTATTGCTGCTGAGCTATTTGACGATATGCTTAAAGAAAAACAAGTGCAGTTATCGCAACTATTTGCAGCCTATGCGCGTACGAGTACTGATGTTTTGATTAGCCAACGTTTGATTTCCCAACAAAATGGGGTGGTTGACATTGCTCCTGAACAATACCAGCGGTTAAGGCAATCTTTCTTGGCATCACAAAGCCTTGAACAGGTGAATATGGAAGCCCGTCGGTTATTATCTCAAGAGGCAGCGTTTGTATTAGCGCAGCCAAAAGATAAACAAATGATGGATGCAGAACAAATTCGCCAGAAATTTACCAAGGTGTTATGGCCCCAAATTGCTGCGCCAGTACCAACAGAAGCCGCTCCCGCTGCACCAGCAGAAGAAAACCACACCTCACAATAA
- a CDS encoding serine hydrolase domain-containing protein yields MTTSIQQLENLTCGVVLYYHNQSKNSVGAFCARGMDIEGRPLTVDTPLRIASNTKTFTAAAILRLAEMEKLSIDDAISEYIDPQYNTLLSTQYNTHAITIRHLLEHSSGLLDHADGDYLKAVLKQPNYVWSRTEQIEMYMRKQFPTFSPAKSFIYSDTGYILLGDIIERITGQSLGLAVRELLHFDSIGLESAYWESLEQPPQIAAPRARQYLGKLDGTHIHASMDTYGGGGLVMSSKQMATFLEALFEGDIFSSPNTLKTMLSMGSHEGAELYRLGIMVNVVNGITLYSHLGFWGSAAYYAPEAKISAAGFVDDRESRETLIRVIESLLSQ; encoded by the coding sequence ATGACCACCTCTATTCAACAACTCGAAAATTTAACTTGTGGCGTCGTCCTTTACTATCATAATCAAAGCAAAAATAGCGTGGGTGCCTTCTGTGCTAGAGGAATGGATATTGAAGGTAGGCCTCTTACTGTTGATACACCACTACGAATTGCCAGTAATACAAAGACATTTACCGCAGCTGCAATTTTACGTCTTGCTGAAATGGAAAAACTCAGTATTGATGATGCAATATCTGAATATATTGACCCTCAATATAATACGCTACTCAGTACCCAATATAATACTCACGCTATCACTATCCGCCATTTACTGGAGCACAGTAGTGGCCTGCTAGACCATGCAGATGGAGACTATCTAAAAGCCGTTCTCAAACAACCTAACTATGTTTGGAGCCGAACAGAACAAATCGAAATGTACATGCGTAAACAATTTCCAACGTTTTCGCCTGCAAAATCCTTTATCTATTCAGATACGGGTTATATTTTGCTCGGTGATATTATTGAACGGATTACGGGGCAATCTCTTGGCCTAGCTGTTAGGGAACTTTTGCATTTCGATTCTATTGGTCTCGAGAGCGCCTATTGGGAGTCATTAGAACAACCGCCGCAAATCGCAGCACCACGGGCTCGTCAATATTTAGGTAAATTGGATGGAACACATATTCATGCTTCCATGGATACCTATGGCGGTGGGGGTTTAGTTATGTCATCGAAACAAATGGCTACCTTCCTAGAAGCCTTGTTTGAGGGGGATATTTTTTCATCACCGAACACGCTAAAGACGATGCTTAGTATGGGCTCTCACGAAGGTGCAGAACTTTACCGATTAGGCATTATGGTTAATGTGGTCAATGGTATCACCCTGTATTCCCATTTAGGCTTTTGGGGGTCTGCAGCCTATTACGCACCAGAAGCAAAAATCAGTGCGGCAGGATTTGTTGATGACAGAGAGTCGCGAGAGACTCTAATTCGCGTTATTGAATCGCTATTAAGCCAATAA
- a CDS encoding NAD(P)H-dependent flavin oxidoreductase: protein MNSSNIFLQRLGLRYPITQAPMAGVSTPALAAAVSEAGGLGSLGLGANSVEQARQLITQTQALTSKAFNVNLFCHLPAKRHPDNELAWSQYLAPYFAQFNETPPAYLNEIYHTFLDNSEMLSMLLETKPAVVSFHFNIPSIEVVQQLKQHGIYTMATATNLQEAQQIELAGIDAVVAQGIEAGGHRGMFDLQALDEELTTYELVTLISQYIDLPVIAAGGIMDGQDINRALECGAAAAQLGTAFLLCPESAANAGYRAKIKSQTADHTQLTSAISGRPARGIINQFIRAGNGYETSQLPDYPLVYDIGKQLNAAAMKLGSDEFAAYWAGQNVAKAREMSASLLVRTLAEEMKR from the coding sequence ATGAATAGCTCGAATATATTTCTACAACGGTTAGGTTTGCGTTATCCCATCACACAAGCCCCAATGGCGGGAGTTTCCACTCCGGCGCTAGCCGCTGCGGTTTCAGAAGCTGGAGGGCTTGGCTCACTAGGCCTAGGCGCAAATTCAGTAGAACAAGCTCGCCAATTGATTACTCAAACACAAGCACTGACAAGTAAAGCATTCAATGTCAATTTATTCTGCCATTTACCTGCGAAACGTCATCCTGATAATGAACTGGCATGGAGCCAGTATTTAGCGCCTTATTTCGCTCAATTTAATGAGACTCCTCCTGCTTATCTTAATGAAATTTATCACACTTTTTTAGATAACTCAGAAATGTTATCTATGTTACTTGAAACAAAACCTGCGGTAGTGAGTTTTCATTTTAATATTCCATCCATCGAGGTGGTACAGCAATTGAAACAACATGGTATTTATACCATGGCGACAGCAACGAATTTACAAGAAGCACAACAAATTGAATTGGCTGGAATTGATGCTGTTGTTGCACAAGGTATTGAAGCGGGAGGGCATCGAGGCATGTTTGATTTGCAGGCTTTAGATGAAGAACTCACTACTTATGAATTAGTGACATTAATCTCCCAGTATATTGATTTACCTGTGATTGCAGCGGGTGGCATAATGGATGGGCAAGATATCAATAGGGCTTTAGAGTGCGGTGCTGCTGCCGCTCAATTAGGCACTGCATTTTTGCTTTGCCCTGAATCTGCCGCGAACGCAGGCTATCGGGCTAAGATCAAATCGCAAACAGCGGATCACACTCAACTAACTTCTGCTATTTCAGGGCGCCCAGCGAGAGGGATTATTAATCAATTTATTCGAGCAGGTAACGGCTATGAGACAAGTCAATTACCTGATTATCCATTGGTTTATGATATTGGTAAGCAGCTCAATGCAGCAGCAATGAAGTTAGGTAGTGATGAGTTTGCGGCATATTGGGCGGGGCAGAATGTGGCGAAAGCTCGTGAGATGTCTGCGTCTTTATTGGTTAGAACGTTGGCAGAAGAAATGAAACGCTAG
- the yhjD gene encoding inner membrane protein YhjD, protein MSNTQEEEQKDTNKLKATLNKSIDGSKKAVTFSMRVVNFICAIPFIAHIIRTVQRFNDRMGNQFGAAITYFSFLSLIPVLMFSFAAAGFVLASNPELLEKLVRGISANITDPTLANTLERTIDTAIRQRTTVGLTGLALAVYSGVNWVNNLRLAILAQSRSVWERNEDEHENIIFRYIRDFFALIGLLIALIVTITLTSVAGSAQATIVSTLGLDGIEWLKPAWTLIGLTISITANFLLFLWIFWILPRMQHRRRSLFKGTLLAAIGFEIIKSIMTWILPNLASSPSGAAFGSVLGLMAFFYFFARLTLFCAAWIATDEPKGSLDNEIIK, encoded by the coding sequence ATGTCGAATACGCAGGAAGAAGAACAGAAAGATACTAATAAACTGAAAGCGACACTGAATAAAAGTATTGATGGCAGTAAAAAAGCAGTGACCTTCTCAATGCGAGTTGTGAACTTTATTTGTGCAATTCCTTTTATTGCTCACATCATTCGTACCGTGCAACGTTTTAATGACCGAATGGGGAACCAGTTTGGGGCTGCAATTACCTATTTCTCCTTTCTCTCTTTAATTCCCGTTTTAATGTTTTCATTCGCCGCTGCCGGTTTTGTATTAGCCAGTAATCCTGAATTGCTTGAAAAATTAGTTCGTGGAATTTCTGCAAATATTACTGACCCTACGCTCGCAAATACATTAGAAAGAACAATAGACACCGCAATCCGCCAACGTACGACAGTTGGGCTGACAGGGTTGGCTTTAGCCGTGTACTCAGGGGTTAATTGGGTTAATAACTTACGTTTAGCTATTTTGGCACAATCACGTTCTGTATGGGAACGTAATGAAGATGAACATGAAAATATTATTTTCCGCTACATTCGCGACTTCTTTGCCTTAATTGGCCTACTTATTGCCTTAATTGTGACAATTACACTTACCTCTGTTGCTGGCTCTGCACAAGCAACGATTGTCAGTACGCTTGGGTTAGATGGTATAGAATGGCTTAAACCTGCTTGGACACTGATTGGTTTAACAATATCAATTACAGCTAATTTCCTACTATTTTTATGGATTTTTTGGATCCTACCGCGTATGCAGCATCGCCGCAGGTCACTATTTAAAGGAACATTGCTTGCAGCTATTGGATTTGAAATCATTAAATCCATCATGACATGGATTTTACCTAACCTTGCCTCGTCACCTTCTGGAGCCGCGTTTGGTTCAGTGCTTGGCCTAATGGCATTCTTTTACTTCTTTGCGCGTTTAACCTTATTTTGTGCAGCTTGGATAGCGACTGATGAGCCAAAAGGTTCATTGGATAACGAAATAATTAAATAA
- a CDS encoding DUF1090 domain-containing protein — protein sequence MNKLLLTTSICISFFASASVMAAKTQNGCEIKKQRIQEQIDYAKQHGNQHRVKGLEEALDNVNRYCTPESLYRDSQKDVAEKTEKVQEREAELQEEKLKGDDSSKIKKRERKLAEAQAELKEAQAELQVYKDAL from the coding sequence ATGAATAAACTACTCCTTACAACTAGTATTTGTATTTCCTTTTTTGCTAGCGCATCAGTAATGGCGGCAAAAACACAAAATGGCTGCGAAATAAAGAAACAACGCATTCAAGAACAAATTGATTACGCAAAACAACATGGTAATCAGCATCGAGTTAAAGGCTTAGAAGAAGCATTAGATAATGTGAATCGTTATTGCACTCCAGAATCTTTATATCGTGATAGTCAAAAAGATGTAGCTGAGAAAACAGAAAAAGTGCAGGAACGCGAAGCTGAGCTGCAGGAAGAAAAATTAAAAGGCGATGACAGTAGTAAAATTAAAAAACGTGAAAGAAAACTCGCAGAAGCTCAAGCAGAATTAAAAGAAGCCCAAGCTGAACTGCAAGTTTATAAAGATGCGCTTTAA
- a CDS encoding 23S rRNA (adenine(2030)-N(6))-methyltransferase RlmJ, protein MLSYRHSFHAGNHADVLKHTVQSLIIESLKEKEKPFLYLDTHSGAGRYQLTGEHAEKTGEYLEGIARIWEQPDLPEELLPYMNIVRQLNDNGRLRYYPGSPLLAKYLLREHDKLVLTELHSSDYPLLRTEFSRDNRAQVFKEDGYQQLKSKLPPQSRRGFALMDPPYEMKTDYEAVVKGVVEGYKRFATGTYAIWYPVVLRQQIKRMVNQLEATGIRKILQIELAVRPDSDQRGMTASGMIVINPPWKLEQQMKNVLPWLHKTLVPEGTGHTLVEWIVPE, encoded by the coding sequence ATGTTAAGTTATCGTCACAGCTTTCACGCAGGCAACCATGCTGATGTGTTAAAACACACAGTACAGAGCTTGATCATTGAATCTCTGAAAGAGAAAGAAAAACCGTTTCTGTATTTAGATACACATTCAGGTGCTGGCCGTTATCAATTAACGGGGGAACATGCAGAAAAAACAGGTGAATATCTTGAAGGGATTGCGCGTATTTGGGAGCAACCTGATTTGCCTGAGGAATTATTGCCGTATATGAATATTGTGCGCCAATTGAATGATAATGGGCGTTTACGCTATTACCCAGGTTCACCATTATTAGCAAAATATTTATTACGTGAACACGATAAGCTGGTATTAACTGAACTACATTCGAGCGATTATCCATTATTACGTACAGAATTTTCACGGGATAACCGCGCGCAAGTTTTCAAGGAAGACGGCTATCAACAACTAAAATCGAAACTACCCCCACAGAGTCGACGTGGCTTTGCGCTGATGGACCCTCCTTATGAGATGAAGACGGATTATGAAGCGGTCGTGAAAGGGGTGGTGGAAGGCTATAAACGCTTTGCAACAGGAACATATGCAATTTGGTATCCTGTTGTATTACGTCAACAAATTAAGCGTATGGTCAATCAATTAGAAGCAACAGGCATTCGTAAAATATTACAAATTGAATTGGCGGTACGTCCTGATAGCGACCAACGTGGGATGACGGCATCCGGTATGATAGTGATCAACCCACCTTGGAAACTTGAGCAGCAAATGAAGAATGTGCTGCCATGGTTACATAAAACACTCGTCCCAGAAGGCACTGGGCATACGTTAGTTGAGTGGATTGTGCCAGAGTAA